In one Candidatus Hydrogenedentota bacterium genomic region, the following are encoded:
- a CDS encoding oligosaccharide flippase family protein, whose amino-acid sequence MSIDEEVTPAAESAIVSREVLRGIPWAIASKIVLLFVYAVVSWITWNYLGQSEYGVLTKCRTLAEVLIVFCGLGLSTSLARFIPELQVQQNKSGLLRLIRTTCGWEAASLVVCGALLFAAKPALDRYFFGVGSGEFTGSTTPLLWAVLLFVAARAFRNYLDVVMTSLYCVAATAVQSAVQGLLLVGLLLVALSPEAYRIAGMALSAQTVALAIISVYGAWWLFRYLGKLDWNGEDDEAIGSRRLFSLGWASLLNQSGQLIMQRYSEVVFLSASAPAAVVGIYDLGVGQTQMFLTLLPFAVHGLFTSAVSESYARDPDCLGRLIRTYYKVLILVLLPMSAFGAFFSPEIFGLFFPSENNQAGQVASWFFVIHLLGFMSVPLSMAIIAKEKVLAMTPLLYMTIVVNLVLDYVLIPKYQILGATAAVVLTFALTIPIRLYVARRIIGGIYFPMSFFLRHSAVLFGGAWGLSLLAPRFDRIFAPWLGAYASLPTIVILGVVFVGLYLLALRYLHLFTHEDAVEFRKMNVARLDKLLNLIAGPQTD is encoded by the coding sequence ATGAGTATTGATGAAGAAGTCACCCCCGCGGCGGAAAGCGCCATTGTGTCGCGGGAGGTGCTCCGTGGGATTCCCTGGGCGATCGCCAGCAAGATCGTGCTCCTGTTTGTCTATGCCGTGGTTTCCTGGATCACCTGGAACTACCTGGGGCAGTCCGAGTACGGCGTGCTCACGAAATGCCGAACCCTGGCGGAGGTGCTTATCGTCTTCTGCGGACTCGGCCTGAGCACGTCCCTCGCGCGATTTATCCCCGAGCTTCAAGTACAGCAGAACAAATCCGGCCTCCTCCGCCTGATTCGCACGACCTGCGGTTGGGAGGCCGCCTCCCTGGTGGTTTGCGGCGCGCTGCTCTTTGCGGCAAAACCGGCGCTGGATCGCTATTTTTTCGGTGTGGGCTCCGGCGAGTTCACCGGCAGCACCACGCCGCTGCTCTGGGCGGTACTCCTGTTTGTGGCGGCGCGCGCCTTTCGCAACTACCTCGACGTCGTCATGACCTCGCTGTACTGCGTGGCGGCGACGGCGGTGCAGTCGGCGGTGCAGGGACTCCTGCTGGTGGGGCTGCTCCTTGTGGCGCTTTCCCCCGAGGCGTACCGGATCGCGGGCATGGCCCTGAGCGCCCAGACGGTGGCGCTGGCGATCATCTCGGTCTACGGAGCCTGGTGGCTCTTTCGCTACCTCGGGAAGCTGGACTGGAACGGCGAAGACGACGAGGCCATCGGCTCACGCCGGCTTTTCTCGCTGGGATGGGCCAGCCTGCTGAACCAGTCGGGCCAGTTGATCATGCAGCGCTATTCCGAGGTGGTTTTCCTTTCCGCGTCGGCCCCGGCGGCCGTGGTGGGCATCTATGATCTCGGCGTGGGCCAGACCCAGATGTTCCTCACCCTCCTCCCCTTCGCGGTGCATGGCCTCTTTACTTCGGCCGTTTCCGAGTCCTATGCCCGCGACCCCGATTGCCTGGGACGCCTGATCCGCACGTATTACAAAGTCCTCATCCTGGTCCTGCTGCCCATGTCGGCCTTTGGCGCCTTTTTCTCGCCGGAGATCTTTGGACTCTTCTTCCCCAGCGAGAACAATCAGGCGGGACAGGTGGCGAGCTGGTTCTTTGTAATCCACCTTCTCGGTTTCATGTCCGTCCCCCTGTCCATGGCCATCATTGCCAAGGAGAAGGTGCTGGCCATGACCCCCCTGCTTTATATGACGATTGTGGTCAATCTGGTGCTGGATTACGTGCTGATCCCGAAGTACCAGATCCTGGGCGCGACGGCCGCCGTGGTGCTGACCTTTGCCCTGACCATTCCCATCCGGTTGTATGTGGCGCGCCGGATCATCGGGGGCATCTACTTCCCCATGAGTTTCTTTCTGCGCCATTCGGCGGTGCTCTTTGGCGGCGCCTGGGGCCTTTCCCTGCTTGCGCCGCGCTTCGATCGCATTTTCGCGCCCTGGCTGGGTGCCTACGCGAGCCTGCCGACCATCGTGATCCTCGGTGTCGTCTTTGTTGGCCTCTATCTGCTGGCGCTTCGCTATCTGCACCTCTTCACCCACGAGGATGCGGTGGAATTCCGCAAGATGAACGTGGCGCGCCTGGACAAGTTGCTTAATCTCATCGCGGGTCCGCAGACGGACTGA